From Microtus ochrogaster isolate Prairie Vole_2 unplaced genomic scaffold, MicOch1.0 UNK80, whole genome shotgun sequence, a single genomic window includes:
- the Cideb gene encoding cell death activator CIDE-B, translating to MEYLSALNPNGLLRSVSTMSSELGRRVWNSAPPQRPFRVCDHKRRVRKGLTAATREELLDKVLETLLLSGVLTLVLEEDGTAVESEDFFQLLEDDTCLMVLEQGQSWSPRSGMLLHGLGREKPKHSKDIARITFDVYKENPRDLFGSLNVKATFYGLYSMSCDFQGVGPKKVLRELLRWTSSLLQGLGHILLGISSTLRHMVEGAERWQWHKQSHLH from the exons ATGGAGTACCTCTCAGCCTTGAACCCCAATGGACTGCTGAG GTCGGTATCCACTATGAGCTCTGAGCTTGGCCGTAGGGTCTGGAACTCAGCTCCACCTCAACGACCCTTCCGTGTCTGCGATCACAAGCGGAGAGTCCGGAAAGGTCTGACAGCGGCCACCCGCGAGGAACTGCTAGATAAG GTACTGGAGACCCTGCTGCTCAGTGGAGTGCTAAccctggtgctggaggaggacGGGACCGCCGTGGAAAGTGAGGACTTCTTCCAGCTGCTCGAGGATGACACGTGCTTGATGGTGCTAGAGCAGGGACAGAGCTGGAGCCCCAGG AGTGGGATGTTGTTACACGGCCTAGGACGGGAGAAGCCCAAACACAGCAAAGACATTGCCCGCATCACCTTTGATGTCTACAAGGAAAATCCTCGAGACCTCTTCGGCAGCCTCAATGTCAAAGCTACATTCTACGGGCTCTACTCCATGAGCTGTGATTTTCAAGGAGTTGGACCCAAAAAAGTCCTCAG GGAGCTCCTCCGTTGGACTTCCTCCCTGCTGCAAGGCCTGGGCCATATCCTGCTGGGCATCTCATCTACCCTTCGCCACATGGTGGAGGGGGCTGAGCGGTGGCAGTGGCACAAGCAGAGTCACCTCCATTAA
- the Nop9 gene encoding nucleolar protein 9 — protein MGLGPRSVHKARRQFPGAGRRGRGAPCSGRPPPGRDGCPRPPAAAARGEQAPEALPHLSPDALGYFRRALSALKEAPDAAEERDLMVRNILKEVEAQALALATNRTGSEMLQELLGFSPLKPLCRVWAALRPKLRFVACHRCGVHVLQSALLQLPRLLSSPAEAEEEEEEEDGKHGPLQTLEELVLGLASEVSDDFLFFCGDTHGSFVVRTLLQVLGGTLLESERTRSRASQSSETQRTSARECKRTDFEVPKTFLNHLQDLSACFLKDIAVFITDKISSFCLQVALQILHYKLPQYCAHLCDAIIDYLSSRNSSADGSPLLLFLRDQTSSRLLEQVLLVLEPARLQRLFEDHFQGQLHSLAAHPIANFPLQRLLNAITSPELLSLVFEELSPALEAVLAQGHPGVVVALVEACRRVGTHQAQVLQLLLEAFHCAEPSSRQVACAPLFASLLAYEVYYELTEEEGAVPAEHQEEMAAARALREVTVLGSLLLQHLLYFSNPGLVLRSLSALTGPQLLALAQSPAGSHVFDAILTSPSVTQKQRRRVLKTLKGQYVALACSRHGSRVLDAIWSGAALGARKEIAAELGEQNQQLIQDAFGHHVARNVALTTFLKRRATWEQEQSAVAKRRQALNSILGD, from the exons ATGGGGCTGGGTCCGCGCTCTGTTCACAAGGCGCGACGCCAGTTCCCGGGTGCCGGCCGACGGGGGCGCGGGGCCCCGTGTTCCGGGCGTCCCCCTCCGGGCCGCGATGGGTGTCCCCGGCCGCCGGCGGCTGCCGCGCGCGGGGAACAGGCCCCAGAGGCTCTCCCGCACCTGAGTCCCGATGCGCTCGGGTATTTCCGACGGGCGCTGTCAGCGCTGAAAGAGGCTCCCGACGCCGCGGAAGAACGAG ACTTGATGGTGCGCAATATTTTGAAGGAAGTGGAGGCTCAGGCTCTAGCCTTGGCCACGAACAGGACTGGTAGCGAAATGCTGCAGGAACTTTTGGGGTTCAGTCCTTTGAAACCTCTCTGTCGAGTGTGGGCTGCTCTGCGCCCCAAGTTGCGCTTCGTGGCTTGTCATCGGTGTGGGGTCCACGTCTTGCAAAGTGCTTTGCTGCAGCTGCCTCGGTTGCTAAGTAGTCCTGCAGaagcggaggaggaggaggaggaagaggacggGAAGCATGGTCCCTTGCAGACCCTGGAGGAGCTAGTCCTGGGACTAGCCTCTGAAGTGTCTGacgattttcttttcttctgtggagACACGCATGGAAGCTTCGTGGTCAGAACTCTGCTGCAAGTGTTAGGAGGTACTCTCCTGGAGTCTGAGAGGACCAGGTCTCGTGCTTCCCAGTCATCTG AAACACAAAGGACCTCAGCTCGGGAATGTAAGCGCACTGATTTTGAGGTTCCTAAAACCTTCTTGAATCACCTTCAGGACCTGAGTGCCTGTTTTCTGAAGGACATTGCAG TGTTTATCACCGACAAGATCTCCAGTTTTTGTCTTCAAGTGGCCTTACAGATCTTACACTACAAATTACCTCAGTATTGTGCTCATCTCTGTGATGCTATAATTGATTACCTGAGTTCTCGTAATTCTTCAGCAGATGGCAG CCCTCTACTCCTGTTTCTCCGCGATCAGACGAGCTCCAGGCTCTTGGAGCAGGTGCTGCTGGTATTAGAACCAGCGAGGCTCCAGCGCCTCTTTGAGGATCACTTCCAAGGCCAGCTGCATTCCTTGGCTGCACATCCCATTGCTAACTTCCCCTTGCAGCGCTTACTGAATGCAATCACTTCACCTGAGTTG ctgtcacttgtgtttgaGGAGCTGAGTCCTGCCTTGGAAGCTGTGTTGGCCCAGGGCCACCCAGGGGTAGTTGTGGCTCTGGTGGAAGCCTGCCGCAGGGTTGGGACTCACCAAGCCCAGGTCTTGCAGCTGTTATTGGAG GCATTCCACTGTGCAGAGCCCTCATCCCGGCAAGTAGCCTGTGcgcctctctttgcctctctgttGGCTTATGAGGTTTACTATGAACTGAcggaggaggagggggcagtgCCTGCAGAGCATCAG GAAGAAATGGCCGCAGCCAGAGCTCTGAGGGAAGTGACCGTACTTGGGTCTCTGCTGCTCCAGCATTTGTTGTATTTCTCCAACCCTGGACTTGTACTTCGGAGTCTGAGCGCCTTGACAGGACCACAGCTCCTGGCTCTGGCCCAAAGCCCTGCTGGTTCTCATGTATTTGATGCCATCCTGACTAGCCCCTCTGTGACGCAGAAGCAGCGTCGCCGTGTGCTGAAGACCCTAAAG GGGCAGTATGTGGCTCTTGCCTGTAGCCGCCATGGCAGCCGAGTGTTAGATGCCATCTGGAGTGGAGCAGCTTTAGGGGCCCGGAAGGAAATCGCTGCTGAACTGG GAGAGCAGAACCAGCAGTTGATTCAAGATGCTTTTGGCCACCATGTGGCCCGGAATGTGGCCCTGACTACCTTCTTGAAGCGGCGAGCGACTTGGGAACAGGAGCAGAGTGCTGTGGCCAAGAGGAGACAGGCATTGAACTCTATACTTGGAGACTGA
- the Ltb4r gene encoding leukotriene B4 receptor 1, translating into MAPNTTSPAAPSSPGGMSLSLPIALLSVALAVGLPGNGFVVWSILKRMQKRSVTALLVLNLALADLAVLLTAPFFLHFLARRTWNFGVTGCRLCHYVCGVSMYASVLLITIMSLDRSLAVAKPFVSQKVRTKTIARWVLASIWVVSFLLATPVIVYRSVEQLNRTLICRPYYPSDGHMAFHLLFETITGFLLPFLAVVASYSDIGRRLQARRFRRSRRTGRLVVLIILAFAAFWLPYHLVNLVEAGRALVGWDKADSVGRHLKMARNVLIALAFLSSSVNPVLYACAGGGLLRSAGVGFVVKLLEATGSEVYSTRRGGTLCQSQKVTPACPEQGPTEASMTSSTPS; encoded by the coding sequence ATGGCTCCAAACACTACATCTCCTGCAGCACCTTCCTCTCCCGGtggcatgtctctgtctctgcctattGCCCTGCtgtctgtggccctggctgtggGGCTTCCTGGCAATGGCTTTGTGGTATGGAGCATCCTGAAGAGGATGCAGAAACGCTCTGTCACCGCCCTGCTGGTGCTGAACTTAGCTCTGGCCGACTTGGCTGTGTTGCTCACTGCTCCCTTTTTTCTACACTTCCTGGCTCGACGCACGTGGAATTTTGGAGTGACTGGTTGCCGCCTGTGCCACTATGTTTGTGGAGTAAGCATGTATGCCAGCGTCCTGCTTATCACCATCATGAGTCTGGACCGCTCATTAGCAGTGGCCAAGCCCTTTGTGTCCCAGAAGGTGCGCACTAAGACGATTGCCAGATGGGTGCTGGCAAGCATCTGGGTGGTGTCTTTTCTGCTGGCTACACCGGTCATTGTGTACCGTTCCGTAGAACAGCTCAACAGGACTCTGATCTGCCGGCCGTATTATCCCAGCGACGGGCATATGGCCTTTCATCTGCTTTTTGAAACCATCACTGGTTTCCTTCTGCCCTTTCTGGCGGTGGTGGCCAGCTACTCTGACATCGGACGCAGGCTGCAGGCTCGGCGCTTCCGTCGTAGTCGCCGCACCGGCCGCCTGGTGGTTCTTATCATCCTGGCCTTCGCCGCCTTCTGGCTGCCTTACCACCTGGTGAACCTGGTGGAAGCCGGCCGCGCGCTGGTGGGCTGGGACAAGGCCGACTCTGTGGGGAGGCATCTGAAGATGGCCCGCAACGTGCTCATCGCGCTGGCCTTCCTGAGCAGCAGCGTGAACCCGGTGCTGTATGCGTGCGCGGGCGGCGGCTTGCTCCGCTCAGCGGGCGTGGGCTTCGTAGTCAAGCTGCTGGAGGCCACTGGCTCCGAGGTGTACAGTACCCGCCGCGGGGGTACCCTGTGCCAGTCCCAGAAGGTCACACCCGCCTGTCCTGAGCAAGGTCCCACCGAAGCCTCCATGacctcctccaccccctcctgA
- the Dhrs1 gene encoding dehydrogenase/reductase SDR family member 1 has translation MVAPMKGQVCVVTGASRGIGRGIALQLCKAGATVYITGRHLDTLKATAQEAQSLGGRCVPVVCDSSQESEVKSLFEQVDQEQEGRLDVLVNNAYAGVQAILNTLNKPFWETPASLWDDINNVGLRGHYLCSVYGARLMVPAGKGLIVVVSSPGGLQHMFNVPYGVGKAACDKLAADCAHELRRHGVSYVSLWPGFVQTELVKEFIEKQEEPEDPVFKKGKSDFSSAESTEMSGKCVVALATDPHILDLSGKVLPSCDLARRYGLRDVDGRPVKDYFSLGYILSHVSSLGWLTSYLPGFLRVPKWIVTLYTSKF, from the exons ATGGTAGCGCCTATGAAGGGCCAAGTGTGTGTGGTAACTGGTGCCTCCAGGGGTATTGGCCGTGGCATTGCCTTACAGCTCTGCAAAGCAGGGGCCACAGTGTACATCACCGGGCGCCATCTGGACACCCTTAAAGCTACTGCCCAGGAG GCACAGTCCCTCGGGGGCCGGTGTGTGCCGGTGGTGTGTGATTCAAGCCAGGAGAGTGAAGTGAAAAGCCTGTTCGAGCAAGTTGATCAGGAGCAGGAGGGGCGGCTAGATGTGCTGGTCAATAATGCCTATGCTGGTGTCCAG GCTATCCTGAACACCCTCAACAAGCCGTTCTGGGAAACACCTGCCTCCCTCTGGGATGATATAAACAATGTTGGGCTCAG AGGCCACTACTTGTGTTCTGTGTATGGGGCACGGCTGATGGTACCAGCTGGCAAAGGACTCATCGTGGTTGTCTCCTCCCCCGGAGGACTGCAGCATATGTTCAATGTCCCTTATGGTGTGGGCAAAGCTGCG tGTGACAAATTGGCTGCTGACTGTGCTCACGAGCTACGGCGTCATGGAGTCAGCTACGTTTCTCTGTGGCCAGGGTTTGTGCAAACAGAACTGGTGAAGGAGTTTatagaaaaacaggaagaacCAGAGGATCCTGTGTTTAAGAAG GGCAAATCAGATTTCTCATCAGCAGAAAGCACAGAAATGAGTGGCAAGTGCGTGGTGGCCTTGGCAACAG ACCCCCATATCCTGGACTTGAGTGGGAAGGTGCTGCCATCCTGTGACCTTGCCCGGCGCTATGGCCTTCGGGATGTAGATG GCCGCCCTGTCAAAGACTATTTTTCCTTGGGCTACATCCTCTCGCATGTCTCCAGCCTGGGATGGCTGACCTCCTACCTGCCTGGCTTCCTCCGTGTGCCCAAGTGGATTGTCACCCTCTACACCAGCAAATTCTAA
- the Ltb4r2 gene encoding leukotriene B4 receptor 2: MSVCYRPPGNETLLSWKASRATGTAFLLLAALLGLPGNGFVVWSLAGWRPTAGRPLAATLVLHLALADGSVLLLTPLFVAFLSGQTWPLGQVGCKAVYYVCALSMYASVLLTGLLSLQRCLAVTRPFLAPRLRSPALARRLLLGVWLAALVLAVPAAVYRHLWGDRVCQLCHPSAVHAAAHLSLETLTAFVLPFGTVLSCYGVTLTRLRGARWGSGRHGTRVGRLVSAIVLAFALLWTPYHAVNLLQAVAALAPPEGLLARLGGAGQAARAGTTALAFFSSSVNPVLYVFTAGDLLPRAGPRFLTRLFEGSGETRGGSRSREGTMELRTTPRLKVVGQGRGNGDPGGGGRMEKDNQEW, from the coding sequence ATGTCAGTCTGCTACCGTCCGCCTGGGAATGAGACGCTGCTGAGCTGGAAGGCCTCACGGGCCACCGGCACCGCCTTCCTACTGCTGGCGGCATTGCTGGGACTGCCGGGCAACGGCTTCGTTGTGTGGAGTTTGGCGGGGTGGCGACCCACCGCGGGGCGGCCGCTGGCGGCCACACTTGTGCTGCACTTGGCGCTAGCCGACGGCTCGGTCCTTCTGCTCACCCCGCTCTTTGTGGCCTTCCTGAGCGGGCAGACCTGGCCCCTGGGCCAGGTGGGCTGCAAGGCGGTGTACTACGTGTGCGCTCTCAGCATGTACGCTAGCGTGCTGCTCACCGGACTGCTCAGCCTGCAGCGCTGCCTAGCTGTCACTCGACCCTTTCTGGCTCCCCGACTACGTAGCCCAGCTCTGGCCCGCCGCCTCTTGCTGGGAGTCTGGCTGGCCGCCCTGGTGCTCGCCGTTCCGGCCGCCGTCTACCGCCACCTCTGGGGAGATCGCGTGTGTCAACTGTGCCACCCATCGGCCGTGCACGCCGCTGCTCATCTGAGCCTGGAGACCCTGACTGCCTTCGTTCTGCCTTTTGGAACAGTACTCAGCTGCTATGGCGTGACGCTGACGCGTTTGCGGGGCGCGCGCTGGGGTTCTGGGCGACACGGCACACGGGTGGGACGTCTGGTGAGCGCCATCGTGCTGGCCTTTGCCTTGCTCTGGACCCCCTACCACGCGGTCAATCTCTTGCAGGCGGTGGCTGCGCTCGCTCCACCGGAAGGGCTCCTGGCCAGGCTTGGCGGGGCAGGCCAGGCGGCGCGCGCTGGAACTACAGCCTTGGCATTTTTCAGTTCCAGCGTCAACCCGGTGCTCTACGTCTTCACTGCGGGGGATCTGCTGCCCCGGGCGGGGCCCCGGTTCCTCACTCGGCTCTTTGAGGGCTCTGGGGAGACCAGAGGGGGCAGCCGCTCTAGGGAAGGTACCATGGAGCTCCGAACTACACCGAGGCTGAAAGtagtggggcagggcaggggcaaTGGAGACcctggaggcggaggcaggatgGAGAAGGACAATCAGGAATGGTAG